CCCAGTCGATGGCGGGACCGTGTGGCCCTGCTCGCAGCCAAGTATGATATCAGCCCGGCCCTGCTGGAAGCTGTGGTCTGGCAGGAAAGCCGCTGGAACGAACTGGCCGTATCCCCGGTGGGCGCGCGCGGTCTTGCCCAGCTGATGCCCGGCACTGCCGCGCAGATGGGCGTCAATTCCGCCGATCCGATGGCCAACCTCGAAGGCGGCGCGCGTTATCTGCGGATGCAGCTCGATGCGTTCGGCGGCAATATCGAGAAGGCGCTTGCCGCCTACAACGCCGGCCCCGGGCGCGTGGTGAAAGCGGGCGGCATTCCCAACATCCGCGAGACGCGCCTCTATGTCGCCGCGATCATGGCGCGCCTGACCGACCCGGTTCGTCAGTAGGCCGCCCCTCATCCTGGAACAGGCCGGGGATGACGATGTGCACGTCACAGTGCTGGCAAGCAGCACTTCCAACCAACCCGCATTTGCTCTAGTGCGCGTGCCGTTATGACCGAACAGCGTGATTATAGATCGACCGTCTTCCTGCCGAAGACCGATTTCCCCATGAAGGCCGGGCTCCCCCAGAAGGAGCCGGGTATTCTGTCGCGCTGGCAGGCCGAGGATATTTACCGCAAGACCCGCGATGCGCGCAGCGACCGCGAAAAATTCATCCTCCATGACGGCCCTCCCTACGCCAATGGCGACATGCACATCGGCCATGCGCTCAACCACATCCTCAAGGACATGGTGGTGCGCACGCAGACGTTGCTGGGCAAGGACGCGCCCTACGTTCCGGGATGGGACTGCCACGGCCTGCCCATCGAGTGGAAGGTCGAGGAGGAATACCGCAAGAAAAAGAAGAACAAGGACGAAGTTCCCGCCGAGGAATTCCGCGCCGAATGCCGCGCCTACGCCCAGAACTGGGTAAACGTGCAGCGCGAGCAGCTCAAGCGGCTGGGCATCAACGGTGACTGGGACAACCCGTACCTGACGATGGATTTCCAGGCCGAAGCCACCATCGTCGGCGAACTGCTGAAGTTCGCCGAGAACC
The DNA window shown above is from Novosphingobium sp. P6W and carries:
- a CDS encoding lytic transglycosylase domain-containing protein, producing MRRIAALCAALALAGAAQPGPARADVLQIGASGAEWIAGGPTTFAAPELTQIDPGSGVGFIGTTVASAPEQVEEAPLSVDANLHPLSFTQALSAAGPSRWRDRVALLAAKYDISPALLEAVVWQESRWNELAVSPVGARGLAQLMPGTAAQMGVNSADPMANLEGGARYLRMQLDAFGGNIEKALAAYNAGPGRVVKAGGIPNIRETRLYVAAIMARLTDPVRQ